One genomic region from Papaver somniferum cultivar HN1 unplaced genomic scaffold, ASM357369v1 unplaced-scaffold_24, whole genome shotgun sequence encodes:
- the LOC113340825 gene encoding origin of replication complex subunit 1-like produces the protein MVSKKPTEKKSKRRDGPKRRVYYKKVVYDGGEFDVGDDVYVKRREDANSDNDDPEVEECIFCFKSGRNLMIECDDCLGGFHLKCLRPPLKEIPDGDWICEFCEARKAGKKVELPEPPKGKKRRRTAREKLLSSDLWAVHIESLWKEPDGSYWFKGRWYVIPEETASGRQPHNLRREIYLTNDFTDIEMESIVRHCSVMNCKEFSEANNEGDDVFLCEYEYDIQRQSFKRLADIDKEEDDDKEAVGDEDWESCSDSISDPEENLKSARKKLKFSARGQSPGHGFAANAQGGKFFGLHKIGTKKILEHVKGHKQTEIEKAKVTLLLATLPKSPPCRNKEVEEITEFVKDAVSIDQCLGRCLYIHGVPGTGKTMSVLAAMRNLRSEVDAGTIRPYCFVEINGLKLASPENIYKVIYEKLSGHRVSWKKALSLLNERFSNDIKVCNSQPCVLLIDELDLLVTRNQSVLYNILDWPTKPHSKLVVIGIANTMDLPEKLLPRISSRMGIQRLCFSPYTYQQLREIISSRIEGIKAFDKQAIEFASRKVAAISGDVRRALEICRRAAEIADYKIKKSSSTLDFSSPGVNLENAESLSVRQELGIGYKSYSSIFQVMMLHLH, from the exons ATGGTTTCTAAGAAACCAACAGAGAAAAAAAGTAAGAGACGTGATGGACCAAAAAGGCGTGTTTATTACAAAAAAGTTGTCTATGATGGTGGAGAGTTTGATGTCGGAGATGATGTTTACgtgaagagaagagaagatgctAATTCTGATAATGATGATCCTGAGGTTGAGGAGTGTATCTTTTGCTTTAAGTCTGGTAGGAATTTAATGATTGAGTGTGACGATTGCTTGGGTGGTTTTCATCTTAAATGTCTTAGACCTCCATTGAAGGAGATTCCAGATGGGGATTGGATTTGTGAATTTTGTGAGGCTAGGAAAGCGGGGAAGAAAGTTGAGCTTCCTGAACCACCAAAAGGGAAAAAGCGGAGAAGAACGGCAAGGGAGAAGCTTCTTTCCAGTGATCTATGGGCTGTACATATTGAAAG CTTATGGAAGGAACCAGATGGTAGTTATTGGTTTAAAGGCCGATGGTATGTGATTCCTGAAGAGACTGCATCTGGAAGGCAGCCACATAATCTACGCAGGGAGATTTATCTCACTAATGATTTTACGGACATTGAG ATGGAATCCATCGTTAGACATTGCTCCGTAATGAATTGTAAAGAATTTTCTGAAGCCAATAATGAAGGAGATGACGTCTTTCTATGTGAATATGAATATGATATCCAGCGGCAAAGTTTCAAGCGCCTTGCAGATATCGACAAGGAGGAAGAT GATGATAAAGAAGCTGTTGGAGATGAAGACTGGGAATCTTGTAGTGATTCAATCTCTGACCCTGAAGAGAACTTAAAGAGTGCACGGAAGAAGCTTAAGTTTTCAGCAAGGGGGCAATCACCGGGTCATGGATTTGCcgcg AATGCACAAGGTGGGAAGTTCTTTGGCCTTCACAAAATAGGGACAAAAAAGATCTTGGAGCATGTGAAAGGCCACAAGCAAACTGAGATTGAAAAAGCAAAAGTGACTTTGCTGTTGGCAACACTACCTAAATCTCCTCCTTGTAGGAATAA AGAAGTGGAGGAGATAACCGAATTTGTTAAAGACGCTGTCAGTATTGATCAGTGTCTGGGACGCTGCTTGTACATCCATGGTGTTCCTGGAACTGGCAAG ACTATGAGTGTACTTGCAGCGATGAGGAATTTGCGGTCTGAAGTTGATGCAGGTACTATAAGACCGTACTGTTTTGTGGAGATTAATGGTTTAAAATTGGCTTCTCCGGAGAATATATATA AGGTCATATATGAAAAACTAAGTGGGCACAGGGTCAGTTGGAAAAAAGCTCTTTCCTTGCTGAATGAGAGATTTTCAAACGATATTAAAGTCTGTAACAGTCAACCCTGTGTTTTACTGATCGATGAGCTTGATCTTCTAGTAACAAGGAACCAATCG GTTCTATACAATATCCTTGATTGGCCAACTAAGCCACATTCCAAATTGGTTGTAATAG GAATAGCAAACACCATGGATCTTCCTGAGAAACTGCTACCTCGTATTTCAAGCCGCATGGGAATCCAACGGCTTTGTTTTAGCCCCTATACTTATCAGCAACTTAGAGAAATCATTTCAAGCCGCATTGAAGGAATCAAAGcatttgacaaacaagctataGAATTTGCTTCGAGGAAG GTGGCGGCAATTTCAGGAGACGTGCGTCGTGCACTGGAAATATGTAGGCGAGCAGCTGAAATTGCAgattataaaattaaaaaatcatcatCCACCCTGGACTTCTCATCCCCAG GTGTAAACTTGGAGAATGCAGAATCATTATCTGTGAGGCAGGAGCTCGGCATAGGTTACAAAAGTTACAGCTCAATTTTCCAAG TGATGATGTTGCATTTGCACTAA